One genomic region from Streptomyces sp. NBC_00582 encodes:
- a CDS encoding phage tail protein, whose translation MPLITAPVITPPDTGGGGGGSTPVPLPEIGYASATYTDPSGTVWPLNNEAAGWFTLADGVSGLGATLYELTSDAHPRGGARLRHAHPLPRAIVWPLYVYGETHVEFIGRWRALATAFTRTLREGPGWLEIARPDGTRRRIAVHYQEGFEGRGSKGYGIVSDAAVITLWCEDPYWVDPVAIGMHRQTGSLTPFFTPYPTISSSQVLGETTVGNPGDVVVWPTWTVTGPASLITFTHEGTGESFAVDPNEVGHGNLLAGQQVTISTDPPTVRYQDGSNWVGALDWPGAVLWGLAPGDNPVTFQLNGSGPGSAVDLVFNPRYETA comes from the coding sequence ATGCCCCTGATTACCGCACCGGTCATCACCCCGCCCGACACGGGCGGGGGCGGGGGCGGCAGTACGCCGGTCCCGCTTCCCGAGATCGGGTATGCGAGCGCCACCTACACCGACCCGAGCGGAACGGTATGGCCGCTCAACAACGAGGCCGCCGGTTGGTTCACACTCGCCGACGGCGTGTCCGGGCTCGGCGCGACTCTCTACGAGCTGACGAGCGACGCGCACCCGCGCGGCGGCGCACGGCTGCGCCACGCACACCCGCTGCCGCGGGCGATCGTGTGGCCGCTGTACGTCTACGGCGAGACGCACGTCGAGTTCATCGGCCGGTGGCGAGCTCTGGCAACCGCGTTCACGCGCACCCTGCGCGAGGGGCCCGGTTGGCTGGAGATCGCCCGACCGGACGGCACACGGCGGCGGATCGCCGTGCACTACCAAGAGGGGTTCGAGGGGCGCGGCTCGAAGGGGTACGGGATCGTCTCGGACGCCGCCGTGATCACGCTGTGGTGCGAAGACCCGTACTGGGTCGACCCCGTCGCGATCGGCATGCACCGGCAGACCGGCAGCTTGACGCCGTTCTTCACCCCGTACCCGACGATCTCGTCGTCGCAGGTGCTCGGCGAGACGACGGTCGGCAACCCCGGCGACGTCGTCGTCTGGCCTACGTGGACCGTCACCGGACCCGCGTCCCTGATCACGTTCACGCACGAGGGCACCGGCGAGTCGTTCGCGGTCGATCCGAACGAGGTCGGACACGGCAACCTGCTCGCCGGGCAACAGGTCACGATCTCCACCGACCCGCCGACCGTGCGCTATCAGGACGGCTCGAACTGGGTCGGGGCGCTGGACTGGCCCGGCGCCGTTCTGTGGGGACTCGCCCCCGGCGACAACCCGGTCACGTTTCAACTGAACGGGTCCGGGCCCGGCAGCGCGGTCGACCTCGTGTTCAACCCCCGTTATGAGACAGCCTGA
- a CDS encoding siphovirus ReqiPepy6 Gp37-like family protein, with protein sequence MPVAVQLLITDRNLVVQGDPIDGWTNLDCTKKFNEPGSGSFDVPARPDVMAQLQPGNRVTVIRDNAVWMAGPLEIPSDFSWSVTEQPGWGKVTVSFSDDLAVVAGYITWPTPANAWTAQLANTYRQITGTNAETIIRTLINENCGPAARAERRIPNFALDSVAGVGTSTTVKTRFEALLDTARRVAIDGGAIGFRTRMTATQILFGCYAPADLTATARFSIGLGNLRSVQAKQSAPVVTHALIAGTEPETGTAGRTYVQTADTAAAATWWRVEKYVDGSADTDANGELTQAGNQEIAGGAAPVELATVTVDTDDLRAGRDFDLGDRVTVALPYGVEIADLVRSIHLQATPSSGEFVTTLIGSPEATTDPATVKALRSLGRRLGRLETR encoded by the coding sequence ATGCCGGTGGCCGTGCAGCTCTTGATCACCGACCGGAACCTCGTCGTGCAGGGCGACCCGATCGACGGATGGACGAACCTCGACTGCACGAAGAAGTTCAACGAGCCGGGCTCGGGCTCGTTCGACGTACCGGCGCGGCCGGACGTCATGGCGCAACTGCAGCCCGGCAACCGGGTCACGGTCATCCGCGACAACGCGGTATGGATGGCCGGCCCGCTGGAGATCCCGAGCGATTTCTCGTGGTCGGTCACCGAGCAGCCGGGATGGGGCAAGGTGACCGTCAGTTTCTCCGACGACCTCGCCGTCGTCGCCGGGTACATCACATGGCCGACCCCGGCGAACGCGTGGACGGCTCAACTCGCCAACACGTACCGGCAGATCACCGGCACGAACGCCGAGACGATCATTCGGACCCTGATCAATGAGAACTGCGGGCCGGCCGCTCGCGCCGAGCGGCGCATCCCGAACTTCGCGCTCGACAGCGTCGCGGGCGTCGGCACCTCGACGACCGTCAAGACGCGGTTCGAGGCGCTACTCGACACCGCGCGGCGGGTGGCGATCGACGGCGGGGCGATCGGGTTCCGCACCCGGATGACGGCGACGCAGATTCTGTTCGGCTGCTACGCGCCCGCCGATCTCACCGCGACCGCGCGGTTCAGCATCGGTCTGGGCAACCTGCGCTCGGTGCAGGCGAAGCAGTCCGCACCGGTCGTCACGCACGCGCTGATCGCCGGTACCGAACCGGAGACCGGCACGGCGGGCCGCACGTACGTGCAGACCGCCGACACCGCGGCGGCCGCCACCTGGTGGCGAGTCGAGAAGTACGTCGACGGCTCGGCCGACACCGACGCGAACGGCGAACTGACGCAGGCCGGTAACCAGGAGATCGCCGGCGGCGCCGCCCCGGTCGAACTCGCCACGGTCACTGTCGACACGGACGACCTGCGCGCCGGCCGTGATTTCGACCTCGGCGACCGGGTCACGGTCGCGCTTCCGTACGGCGTCGAGATCGCCGATCTCGTGCGCTCGATCCACCTGCAGGCGACCCCCAGTAGCGGCGAGTTCGTCACAACGCTGATCGGCTCGCCGGAAGCGACCACCGACCCCGCGACCGTCAAGGCGCTGCGCTCGCTCGGCCGTCGACTCGGCCGGCTCGAAACCCGATAA
- a CDS encoding glycosyl hydrolase family 28-related protein: protein MARYTYGAGIGDFVVQPNDGVWGVSPYAVVTFWSAASGGAQYTDLQDAGAQPVTQVSADQYGALPIFFGPDGVTGMWADAGGASRAWMEAHSVVEGSVESDSSVRDWFNVLDYGAKGDGIADDTAAVQLAVNAASAAGGGTVYVPRGRYLLSSAITWASGVNALGAGDRASILQSTNQNNDCITGTDISGVTLQGLQLSGPGRGFGSGVRFTRFSAPSTANITLRDLLIQSFGGDGVFCHELAGSVLQRVRVRTCGGIGFHLRAPQDTVLGGASTTLIGCSAEGNVTAGFWLDGMSYTNLTGCAAQGSPSGYRLDTCTSVTLTSCGAEQCTTSLIVYGGKGTTVNGFVSEASDGTSVWVTNAATGVVLVGVAEVLPVAAATACLRTDTGTIVTVLGLTAVRANALSGTVNRLDAGDGALVVAGKTVVPSGGTAARMGTAVMAAGTVTVNTTAIAASSVVQLTIQTPGGTVGSPYVNARTAGTSFVIKSTSASDTSTVGWRILDPS from the coding sequence GTGGCCCGTTATACGTACGGCGCAGGCATCGGCGATTTTGTCGTGCAGCCGAACGACGGCGTGTGGGGAGTCTCCCCGTACGCCGTCGTCACATTCTGGTCTGCGGCGTCCGGCGGCGCGCAGTACACCGACCTACAGGACGCCGGCGCACAGCCGGTGACGCAGGTGAGCGCCGACCAGTACGGGGCGCTGCCGATCTTCTTCGGACCGGACGGCGTCACCGGCATGTGGGCCGACGCCGGCGGCGCATCGCGTGCATGGATGGAGGCGCACAGCGTCGTCGAGGGCAGCGTCGAGAGTGACTCGTCGGTGCGGGACTGGTTCAACGTCCTCGACTACGGGGCCAAGGGCGACGGAATCGCCGACGACACGGCCGCGGTGCAGCTCGCGGTCAACGCCGCGAGCGCGGCCGGCGGCGGCACGGTGTACGTCCCGCGGGGCCGCTATCTGCTGAGTTCCGCGATCACGTGGGCGAGCGGCGTCAACGCGCTCGGGGCCGGCGACCGTGCGTCGATCCTGCAGTCGACGAACCAGAACAACGACTGCATCACCGGTACCGACATCAGCGGCGTGACCCTGCAGGGACTGCAGTTGTCGGGGCCGGGCCGAGGGTTCGGCAGCGGCGTCCGGTTCACGCGGTTCTCGGCGCCGTCGACCGCGAACATCACCCTGCGCGATCTGCTGATTCAAAGCTTCGGCGGCGACGGCGTGTTCTGTCACGAGCTGGCCGGCAGCGTGCTGCAGCGCGTGCGCGTGCGCACCTGCGGCGGCATCGGGTTTCACCTGCGGGCACCGCAAGACACCGTCCTCGGCGGCGCGTCGACGACGCTGATCGGCTGCTCGGCCGAGGGCAACGTGACAGCCGGGTTCTGGCTCGACGGCATGTCGTACACGAACCTGACCGGCTGCGCGGCGCAGGGATCACCCTCGGGGTACCGGCTGGACACCTGCACGTCCGTCACCCTCACGAGCTGCGGCGCCGAGCAGTGCACAACCAGCCTGATCGTGTACGGCGGCAAGGGAACGACCGTCAACGGGTTCGTCTCGGAAGCGTCCGACGGAACGTCGGTGTGGGTCACCAACGCGGCGACGGGTGTCGTCCTGGTCGGCGTCGCCGAGGTGCTGCCCGTGGCTGCGGCGACCGCGTGCCTGCGCACCGACACGGGCACCATCGTGACCGTCCTCGGGCTCACCGCCGTGAGGGCGAACGCTCTGTCGGGCACGGTCAACCGCCTCGACGCGGGCGACGGGGCGCTCGTCGTCGCGGGCAAGACGGTCGTCCCGAGCGGCGGCACCGCCGCGCGCATGGGAACCGCCGTCATGGCGGCCGGCACGGTCACCGTGAACACGACGGCGATCGCCGCGAGCAGCGTCGTGCAGCTCACGATCCAAACGCCCGGCGGCACCGTCGGCTCGCCCTACGTCAACGCCCGCACGGCGGGCACGAGTTTCGTGATCAAGTCGACGAGCGCGAGCGACACGTCAACGGTGGGTTGGCGCATCCTCGACCCGTCCTAG
- a CDS encoding phage tail tape measure protein: MPVEVGVGYVSVVPEARGFGRLLNQQISGESARVGTSAGQDAGQGFLGGIGGVMKKGVAGVAAGAGALFAVGFAEAVEQDKSNARLGAQLGLTEKESARAGKIAGTVYSKGYGESIDQVNDSLKALQQNGVAAISGSRREIVGLSKDALNLSEAFGADVGESAKAAGQLIRTGLVKNGKEAFDLLTAGFQSGADKAGDLIDTVNEYSTQWRKAGIDGATGIGLINQALKAGARDGDVAADAIKEFSIRAVDGSKTTADGWKALGLNADDMASKFARGGKAANGVLDLTLDRLRGIKDPIKQSQIAVSLFGTQAEDLGASLLAMDPSTAAAGLGKVGGAAGRMGKTLHGAATNDLEVFKRQALQGLANFADKYALPALKSFGQFLNAYVLPPAQKVGGALVNVLVPAAKSTADAFAGGVQWVKEYGAWLIPLGVAIGGVAIVAGASTIATWGMTAAFSIYRGVILAATAVTRGWAVAQGILNAVMSANPVGLIVVGILALVAAAVVAYQKVGWFREAVQATWAGIKAGWDVLWNSALKPGFGYLMIGLKAIGAAASWLWSTVLSPVFSAIATAGKVLFTVLAVVVITPIILYLKALGAVAGWLWQNAIGPAFRGIVTLASWWWTGVKLYFGLVKGVISAVGSAATWLYRTAIEPAFRGIVTLASWWWTGVKLYFGLVKTGITAVGNAGTWLYRTAIKPAFDGIGSAASWLWTHGLKPAFDAGKSAVGLFAGAFDTAQKAIGKAFDKVRDATRKPVAFIVNTVYTNGIKKVWDGVAGFVGLDKLPAAKFAGGGRTRGGTPGKDSIPALMMADEFVVKRDSARSVGFGALEYINRTGELPVQRFADGGIVGDALSWVGGKAKKIGGAVMDGVDFLSDPGRLWDKATKFVRDKIAQVGQNKFAQMIGKVPIKMLGALKDKVVGAATSAFGGSSGDIGGSGVKRWSSVVLQALKMVGQPASLLSTTLRRMNQESGGNPRAINNWDINARNGTPSKGLMQVIDPTFNAYAGKLRGRGVWDPLANVYASMRYALSRYGSLASAYNRAGGYANGGRPRPGEVAWVGENGPELLQFGGGQTVLDHDSSVSAVGAAMVRSMARSLPQPVPAAAAVRAALPSGGGQTAVESGHTYNFYPRTLDMTVHDLELLQRRQDALARVGRPR, encoded by the coding sequence ATGCCGGTCGAGGTCGGCGTCGGGTACGTGTCCGTCGTGCCCGAGGCACGCGGGTTCGGCCGGCTGCTCAATCAGCAGATCAGCGGCGAGTCGGCGCGCGTCGGCACCTCGGCCGGGCAGGACGCCGGGCAGGGGTTCCTCGGCGGCATCGGCGGCGTGATGAAGAAGGGCGTCGCCGGCGTCGCTGCGGGCGCCGGGGCGCTGTTCGCCGTCGGGTTCGCCGAGGCGGTCGAGCAGGACAAGAGCAACGCCCGGTTGGGCGCGCAGCTCGGGCTCACCGAGAAAGAGTCGGCCCGCGCCGGGAAGATCGCCGGAACGGTGTACTCGAAGGGGTACGGCGAGTCGATCGACCAGGTCAATGACTCGCTCAAGGCGCTGCAGCAGAACGGCGTCGCCGCGATCTCCGGGTCGCGGCGCGAGATCGTCGGGCTGTCGAAAGACGCGCTCAACCTGTCCGAGGCTTTCGGCGCCGACGTCGGCGAGTCCGCCAAGGCTGCCGGGCAGCTCATCCGGACCGGCCTCGTCAAGAACGGCAAGGAAGCGTTCGACCTGCTCACTGCCGGATTCCAGTCGGGCGCCGACAAGGCCGGCGACCTGATCGACACGGTGAACGAGTATTCGACGCAGTGGCGTAAGGCCGGCATCGACGGCGCGACCGGGATCGGGCTGATCAATCAGGCGCTCAAGGCGGGTGCCCGCGACGGCGACGTCGCCGCCGACGCGATCAAGGAATTCTCGATCCGGGCGGTCGACGGCAGCAAGACGACCGCCGACGGATGGAAGGCGCTCGGGCTCAACGCCGACGACATGGCGAGCAAGTTCGCCCGCGGTGGCAAGGCAGCGAACGGCGTCCTCGACCTCACCCTCGACCGGCTGCGCGGGATCAAGGACCCGATCAAGCAGTCGCAGATCGCGGTCAGTCTGTTCGGTACGCAGGCCGAGGATCTCGGGGCAAGCCTGCTCGCGATGGACCCGTCGACGGCGGCCGCCGGGCTCGGCAAGGTGGGCGGCGCCGCCGGCCGCATGGGCAAGACACTGCACGGCGCGGCAACCAACGACCTCGAGGTATTCAAGCGGCAGGCGCTGCAGGGGCTCGCCAACTTTGCGGACAAGTACGCGCTGCCCGCGCTCAAGTCGTTCGGGCAGTTCCTGAACGCGTACGTGCTGCCGCCGGCGCAAAAGGTCGGCGGCGCCCTGGTCAATGTCCTCGTACCCGCCGCCAAGAGCACGGCGGACGCGTTCGCGGGCGGCGTGCAGTGGGTCAAGGAATACGGCGCGTGGCTCATCCCGCTCGGCGTCGCGATCGGCGGCGTCGCGATCGTGGCCGGCGCGTCCACGATCGCCACGTGGGGCATGACGGCCGCGTTCAGCATCTACCGCGGCGTAATCCTCGCGGCGACCGCTGTCACCCGTGGGTGGGCCGTCGCGCAGGGCATCCTCAATGCGGTCATGTCCGCCAACCCGGTTGGCTTGATCGTCGTCGGGATCCTGGCGCTTGTCGCCGCCGCTGTCGTCGCGTATCAAAAAGTCGGCTGGTTCCGCGAGGCGGTACAGGCGACGTGGGCCGGCATCAAGGCCGGTTGGGATGTGCTGTGGAACTCGGCGCTCAAGCCTGGTTTCGGGTACCTGATGATCGGGCTCAAGGCGATCGGCGCGGCCGCCTCGTGGCTGTGGTCGACCGTGCTGTCGCCGGTGTTCTCGGCGATCGCCACGGCCGGCAAGGTGCTGTTCACGGTCCTCGCGGTCGTCGTGATCACGCCGATCATCCTGTATCTCAAGGCACTCGGCGCGGTCGCCGGATGGCTGTGGCAGAACGCAATCGGCCCGGCATTCCGCGGGATCGTGACGCTCGCCTCGTGGTGGTGGACGGGCGTAAAGCTGTACTTCGGGCTCGTCAAGGGCGTGATCTCTGCCGTCGGCTCGGCCGCAACGTGGCTGTACCGCACGGCGATCGAGCCCGCGTTTCGCGGGATCGTCACGCTCGCCTCGTGGTGGTGGACCGGAGTAAAGCTGTACTTCGGGCTCGTCAAGACCGGGATCACGGCAGTCGGCAACGCGGGAACGTGGCTGTACCGGACGGCGATCAAGCCTGCGTTCGACGGGATCGGATCGGCTGCGTCGTGGCTGTGGACGCACGGGCTCAAGCCTGCGTTCGACGCCGGAAAGAGTGCGGTCGGGCTGTTCGCGGGTGCGTTCGACACGGCACAGAAAGCGATCGGCAAAGCGTTCGACAAGGTGCGCGACGCCACCCGGAAGCCCGTCGCGTTCATCGTGAACACGGTCTACACGAATGGGATCAAAAAGGTCTGGGACGGCGTGGCCGGGTTCGTCGGGCTCGACAAGCTACCCGCGGCCAAGTTCGCCGGGGGCGGGCGCACTCGGGGCGGCACGCCGGGCAAGGACTCGATTCCGGCGCTGATGATGGCCGACGAGTTCGTCGTCAAGCGCGACTCTGCCCGTTCGGTCGGGTTCGGGGCGCTGGAGTACATCAACCGCACGGGCGAACTGCCGGTGCAGCGGTTCGCCGACGGCGGCATCGTCGGAGACGCCCTGTCGTGGGTCGGCGGTAAGGCAAAGAAGATCGGCGGCGCCGTGATGGACGGCGTCGACTTCCTGTCCGACCCCGGCCGGCTGTGGGACAAGGCGACCAAGTTCGTCCGCGACAAGATCGCACAGGTCGGGCAGAACAAGTTCGCACAGATGATCGGCAAGGTGCCGATCAAGATGCTCGGTGCCCTGAAAGACAAGGTCGTCGGCGCCGCGACGAGCGCGTTCGGTGGCTCGTCGGGAGACATCGGCGGCTCGGGCGTCAAGCGCTGGTCGAGCGTCGTCCTGCAGGCACTCAAGATGGTCGGGCAGCCGGCGAGTCTGCTGTCGACCACGCTGCGCAGGATGAACCAGGAGTCGGGCGGGAACCCCCGCGCGATCAACAATTGGGACATCAACGCCCGCAACGGCACGCCGTCGAAGGGCCTGATGCAGGTCATCGACCCGACGTTCAACGCGTACGCGGGCAAGCTGCGCGGTCGCGGCGTGTGGGATCCGCTCGCCAACGTGTACGCCTCGATGCGGTACGCGCTGTCGAGGTACGGCTCGCTCGCCTCGGCGTACAACCGCGCAGGCGGGTACGCCAACGGCGGCCGGCCACGGCCGGGCGAGGTCGCGTGGGTCGGCGAGAACGGGCCCGAGCTGCTGCAGTTCGGCGGCGGGCAGACCGTCCTCGACCACGACTCGTCGGTCTCCGCAGTCGGCGCCGCCATGGTGCGGAGCATGGCCCGGAGCCTGCCGCAGCCGGTACCGGCCGCCGCGGCGGTGCGGGCGGCGCTGCCGTCCGGCGGCGGGCAGACGGCGGTCGAGTCCGGCCACACGTACAACTTCTATCCGCGCACGCTCGACATGACGGTTCACGACCTGGAGCTGCTGCAGCGGCGACAGGACGCCCTCGCTCGGGTGGGGAGGCCACGCTAG